The Nocardia sp. BMG51109 nucleotide sequence AGCCCACCAGAATCAGACACATGTATCCAGGATGCCCGACCGGGCACGCGCCGAGATACTGCCCTTCGCTGCCGGTCGACCGCCGTTTCACCGGACAGTGGGCCTACAGTGCGGCCGCCGCCCCGGCCCGGGCGACCACGGGCCGATCCTCCGCGAAACGCACGAGGGGCCGGCGGCATGATCGCCGCCGGCCCCTCGCCGCTGACTCCGGGGTTCAGCTGGTGCGCACCCGCAGGCCCGGGTTGTCGGACAGCACCGTGGTCAACGGCTGCGCGAACAACTGGGGGGCGTCGCCGGTCAGGGCGCCGATCAGGTTCGGGATCTCGCAGATCGGGAAGTCGGCCACCGAGGAGGCGCTGGAGATGCCGAGCGCCTGGGTGCCCGTCACGATCGGGCCGCCGCTGTCACCCGGCAGGGCGCAGATGTTGGCCGAGAACGCCTGGGTGAGCTGACGCTCGTCGACGTCCACCGTCTGGTCGACGGCGTTCACCACGCCGCAGGAGAAGCCGGTGCGCGAACCCGACTTGCAGACCGGGGCGCCGACCACCGGGGCCGCCACGCCGGTGATCGCGATCGGGGCCTGGCCCGGGACGCGAACCGTGTTGTTGGAGAACCGATCCCGCGCATCGTCGTTGATCGACACGATCGAGTAGTCCTGCGCACCGAGTACCGACTTCTCGAACGTGCCCAGCTGCGCGCCGGTCTTGTTGCCCGGCAGCAGCTCGAACATGCCCGGTGCGTTGGCGGTACCGGCCGCCGGGATATTCGGGTCGCAGTGGCCGGCGGTGATGTTCACGACGTTGTCGTTGCGGTCCGTGCCGTTGAACCCGGACGAGCAGACCAGCTTCATCCGGCCCGCGACCGACGCGTAGCCGTCACCGGCCGCGTACGGGCCGGGGCCCTGCTCGCCGGCGATCGGGGTGGCCGCCGTCTCGGACTGCTCGGGGCCCACCGGCGGCGCGGCCATCACGATCACGTGCGCCGGGTCGACGAAGCCGGGCAGCGGCAGGCCGGGCTTGTCCACCCGCACCGCGATGCTGTTGTTGACCGTGTCGACGACCACGCCGCGCACCGCCGCGGCGACCGGCTCCGGCTGGGTCGACAGCCACTGCTGGAAGGCGTTCTTCTCGCCGCGCAGCACCGTCTCGCTCTTGGCCACGTCCTTGACCTGGAAGCCGGCATCCTGCGCGGCCGTGCGGGCGGCGTCGGAGCCCTGCCCCGGTGCCAGCGCCACCACACCCTTGCCGGCGTCGTCCAGCCAGGCTCCCGCGAAGGCCTGGGGGAACTGCCGCTGCGCGGTGGTGGCGAACGTGCCGACCTGCTGCGCGACATCGGCGCGGTGCAGGTACTCGTCGGGGGAGATCTTCAGATCCCGGGCTACGGCCGTGGCCAGATCGGCCGGCAGGTTCGGCGCCGGGGCCGGCTCCGCGGAGGCCGTCGCCGCCATCGGTCCCAGGACCAGGGCGGCCGCCGAGGCTACGACGGCGGCCTTGCGGAGACGGGTACGCGGATTTCGTCCCACGGCGGACGACGACGGGCGGGTGCGTGGCAGGAGCATGTGCCGACTATATGGGTTCACGACGGTTATGCCTACTCATCTCTGGGTCGGTTTCGCGGTCACCCGGACATACCCCCACGGCGTCCGGGTGTTACGCGACAGGTGGATTCGGGGTGGCGGCGTTCACCCGGCATTCGGGCGGGTGCGCACCGAGATTCCGGAGCCGACTCCGCCGCCGGAGTCGGCGTTGATGTCGTCGAGGATCGCTCGGATCGGAATGCCGAGCGTCGCGGTGCCGCCGTAGCCGGCGAGCCCGACGTTGGCCTCGCCGCAGTTCGGTGCGTCGGCCGCATTCGATCCGCTGGTGATCCCGAGGGCCAGCGTGCCGGACACGATCGCGCCGCCGCTGTCGCCGCCCAGTGTGCAGGCCGAGCTGGCGAAGCCGCGGACGGTCTTGGATTCGCCCTCTGCGGTGAACAACTGCGTCTCGACCCGGTCGGCGACGACGAAACCGCAGGTGAACGTGGAGGATTGGCCGGACTTGCAGATCGGCGCGCCCACCACCGGTTCGGCGGTGCCGGTCAGGTTGAGGGTGGTGCCGTTGGCGCCGCGCACCGACGGCTGGTCCATGCCGGCCCGGACCGCCTGATCGCTCAGCTGGATCACCGAGTAGTCCAGGCCGCTGTTGCCGCCGACATTGGCGCGCACGAACGTGCCGAGCTTCGGGCTGGCCTTGAGGTTGCGCACGTCGGGCAGGTACACGTCGGCCTTGCCGTCGCCCTTGTCCAGGTTCGGATCGCAATGTCCCGCACTGATATTCAACGCGTTGCCGGCGGCGTCGGTGCTGTTGAAGCCGAACGAGCAGACGTCCACGGTCTTCAATTCGGCGTCGTCGAGCGCGGTCGCCGCGCTGATGTAGGTGTCGCCGCCCATCGGCCGGCGCTCGACCGGTCCGCCGCCGTTGGGGGACAGCACCACCTTGATGTTGGCGATCAGCGTCGGCAGGTTCAGCAGGTGGCCGGCCGGGGTGTTGGCGACGTTGAGCACCAGCTGGTTGTTCAGGGCGTCGACGGCGACCGAGTTGATGGCCGTGGCGATCTCGCGCGGCAGGCCGTTGATCCAGCCGATGAGCTGGTCGAGGGAGGTCTCCAGGTTGTTCGCGGAGATCGGCGCCAGGCGGGTCTGGTAGCCGGCGGAGGTGACGGCGTTCGCGGCTTCCGGCGAGGTGACCGCCATGATCGGCTTGCCGTCGGGATTCATCCAGGCGCCGGCGAATTCGTCGGGGCGCTCGGAACGGAATTCGCGCGCGTAGTCGCGCAGCTGCTGGGCGCGGGCGGCGCGGTCGAGGTATTCGGCCGGGCTCATCTTCAGGTCGCGGGTGATGGCCTCGGCCATCTGCGGCGGCAGTTGATCGGCGTTGAGCTGCACGGTATCCGGAGCCGGGTCGGCCAGCGCGGGCGCCGAACCCAGCCAGGGCGTAACGAGGACGGTCGAGACGAACGCGATCGCGGCAGCTTTGACCGTGGCGCGCCGCGCCGGCAACTTGCGCATGAAGTCCCTTCGTCAGGCACCGTTGTGCCAGGTGAATCAGTGGGCGTTAAACCGTTGTGCGGCAACGGCCCTCGTTCGGCAGCATACCGGCCGCCCGGTCGGAGACCGGGTGACTCGGGTCAGCGCTTCACTTTAGGGCACAAATGCGCCGAATTCGCTACGAAATGATCACGGAATCCCGTAGCCCATCGACGGAGTCGGCAACCACTCCGGGAACGGCAGGTAGGGAACGACGGTCGTGGGGGTCCGGCGGGGCGTGGTCCGTGGTGTCCGGCGCGGCGTCGTGGTGGTCGACGACGGCGGCGGAGGCGGCGGCGCCGCGGTGGTGGCCGGGGGCGGCGGGGGAGTCGTTTCGGGAATCTCGGTGTCGGGTACGGGTTCCGGTTCGACGATCGTCGGTTCCGGGGCCACGAAGACCGGCGCCGGCGGCGGAGCGGCGGACGTCGGTGCCGGTTCGGATCGCGCGTTGGGTAGCGGTGGGGCCGGTGTGGCCTCGTCGTCGCGCAGCATCAGCGCCACGATGACGCCGCCGAATATCAGGCCGAGCACGGCGGCCGCGGCGATCAGCAGCGGCGTGCGCCGGGCGCGGGCGGGTTCGGGGGCCGGCACCGGGGTGGGCGCGACCGTGGTGGGGGTCGCCGGTTCGGCGGCCGGCGTGACCGCGGCCGCGGCCGTCGAGTAGGCCACCGGCATCGCCTCGGAGTAGGCCTGCGCCGTCGGTTCGCTGGTCGGCAGGGCGGGCAGGACGTCAGTGACGATCAGCGCGTTCTCGGTGTGGCTGGGATCCGGCGGGGTGGCGCCGGCCGGGGTGGCGAGCACGGCCGCCAGTGCGGCGTTCGCGGCGTGCCGGGCGTAGCCGCGACCGTCGGACCCGTCGGCCAGTTCGTCCTCGCCGACCAGCGCCACCGAACGCAGGCCGAGGTAGTCGAGGGCGTCGCGCAGGGCGCTCACCTGCTCGGCCGGCCAGTCCGCCGGGTGCGCGGCGTAGAACTCGGCGGGGCCGGCGAGATGGTCGGCGGCCAGGTTGATCAGGCAGAACAGCGCGGTCGCGACCAGGTCCTCGGCGCGGTAGGCCGGGCCGTCGTCGACCGAGATGCCGGACGGGTCGCCGACCGCCGCGAAGAATCCGGTGATCGAATGGGAGTGGCCCGAGGGCGGGGCGCCGCCCAGTGCGGCATCGCCGTCGTCGGACATGTGCAGGACCGACTCGCGGACGATGAAGTGGGGTTCGGGCGTGTCGCTGTCCGGCTCACCGGTGTCGGCGACGACCGCCGCGATGCACTCGTCATCCGCGATGCGCAGGCCGACCCCTGTGGCCATCCTCTTCTACCTCGCTTCGGTGTCTCGGTGCGCCGCTCCCGCACCGAGAGGTATCACACGAGCAGCGAGCCGTGGCCCATGGCGCGGAGCATCGACAATAACTCCGAGCGCGACCCGGCTCCGATCCGACGCCGGATCCGCGCGACATGATGCTCCACCGTCTTCGCCGAGATGTACAGCCGAGCGCCGATTTCCCGATAGGTGAGCCCGAGAAGGACCAGTTCGGCGACCTCGCGTTCGCGTTCGCTGAGGATGTCGCTGCCGGCCGCCGGATCGGGCCGAGGGGCGTGTGCGGGTTCGGGCGGACGGATCGGCAGTTCGAGCGGCCGGGCCTCGGTGCGAATGGTGCGGGCCAGCTTCAGCAGGGCGGTGGCGGCGTCCGAATCGTCGATGGCCAGCGCCGCCTCGCCGGCCAGCCGGGCGGCGTCCCAGACCATGCCGATACCGGCCAGGCGGCGCACCGCGGCGGACACCTCATCCGGGGCGACCCGGCCGCGCAGGATCAGCACCCAGGTGCGTCCCGCGTCGGCCAGCGCCGCGGCGTGCGCATCGCCGGTCCGCGCCGCCGCCCGTAATCGCTGTGCGGGAAGCAGTAATTCGTCGGGGCTCTCGCGCGCGATCGCCGCCTGGACCGCGTACCAGTGGAAGGCGTTCGCCCAGGCCGGTGGATCGCCCAGGCGGTGCAGCAGCGTTCGGGCGGCATCCACCAGCGGCGTCACCCGGCTCTCGTCGCGCAGCCTGATTCCGGCCAGCCACAGCTCGCCGATCGGCAGCAGCGTCAGCAGGTCGGCGCCTACCTCGTCGAACAGCGGGTAGGCCGCCTGCCAGGCCGGCGTCAGCGCGGACCGGTCGCCGCCGCGCCGGGCCAGCCCGACCCGGACGCCGTGCGCGAGCAACCGGTCGCGAACGGGGAGCGCGTCGAAATCCAGCGCCGCGACGATCTGCGCGGCCGACTGCTCGTCGCCGCCGAGCATCGAGGTCCACGCCGACAGCACCAGCAGGTGCGGGTCGTGGGCCTGGGCCGGTGCGCGGTTCGGTGCGGTGATGCGCGTTGCCCCGGACGGTTCCGGGCGGGGCGCCGAGGAGCGCAGGGCGTCGGCGGCGCGGCGCGGTTCGCCCATGCTCAGGCACAGCAGCGTGGCGATCGATACCGCGGCGCACGGCAGGAAGCGATCGGCGCCGGCCACCGCGATATCGGCGCGGGACGCCCGGATCAGTTCCGAGGCCGCCGACAGGACCGAATTACGTTCGGGGACAACCGGTTCGGACGGGGTGCGGACCGGCGTGAAATCGTCGCCGGACGCCGGTGCCGCCGGGTCCGCGACGGGGAGTTCGTCGGGCTCGGTGCGCACTGCCGCTGAATCGTGCAGTGCCGCTGAGTCGCGCAGTGCCGCCGGATCGCGGACTGCTGCCGGATCGCCGGTGCCGTGGGCGGCCGATCCGTCCGGTGCGGACGGCGATCGGGACCCGTTCGCGCCGGACTTCGTGTGGTCCGGGAGGCCGAGGGATCGGGCCAGGGCGGAGGAGATCACGCTCGCGCGCGTGGTGGTCTCGGTCGGGGGCCACAGCGCCGCCGACGCGGACATCGCGGCGGCCGACTCCACATCGCCGGCCAGGTAGAACACGGTGGCCCCGACGGCCCAGTCCGCGCCGACGCGATGCGGGCCGAGCCACGAATACAGCTGGGCGGCCCGGGACACCAGGCCGCGCCGGGTCCACACGCCGGCACAGACGCGCACGGCCGCGGCCAGCTCGGGCACCGGGCTGTCGGCGGCGGCCAGGATCGGTTCGGTCAGGCGCAGGGCCCGGTCGCCGTCGCCGAGCCGGGCGGCGGCCTCGGCCCAGCGGACCGTCATCGCCGGTGCCGGCTGCCATCCCGTCCCGGTGCCGCCGGCGGCGGCCGCGCGGTAGTAGCGGACGGCGTCGCCGCCCGCCTTTTCGGCTGCGGCGCACAGGAATTCGGCCAGTCTCGGATCGCGCACGCCGGACTCGGCCAGCAGCAGCGCGGTGTTGTCGCGCAGCAGACCGGCGGCCAGCCGGGATTGCAGCAGCCGCCGCAGCACCATCAGGAAGCGGCGATCGCCCACCAGCGTGCGCAGCGGGGCCACCGCCGGGGCGAGCAGCAGGTCGGCGTCGGTCACCAGGGCGCTCGCGCGGGCTCGATCGATGAGGTCGACGGCGGCGGCGTCGGTCGTGTCCAGCACCTCGGTGAGCTCGGTGGGGTCCAGGCCGGCGCCGGTGGCCGCGATGACGAACGCGTCCAGCAGGTCGTGCCCGGTGTCGTCGAGCAGGGCCCGCGCCCACGTCGTCACGGCCGCATCGACCGCCTCGAAGCCCGCGTCCAGGCGGGTGGTGGAGGCCGCCGACAGCGCGGCCAGCACGCCGCCGTGGATGCCGGCGGTGCGCTCGTGGATGTGCTGTGCGACGGGCCGCGGCACCATCATGCCCAGTTCCCGCGCGAACGGGGCGATATCGGTCACGCCCAGCGGCCGCTGTTCGATGACCCGGCCGTGTCGCGCCACCGCGTCGGTGAGGGCACGCAGGGCCGGCACGTGCGGCCGCGGCTGGGTGGCGATAATCACTGTGCGGCAACCGGATTCGACGGCCGCGCAGAGCTTCGCCAGCTCGTCCGGGGGCAGGGTGTGCGCGTCGTCGACGATCAGCGGCGACCGTGGATCGGCGCTCTCCGCGATGCTGTCGAACGTGCCGATGACGCCGCCGGACGTGCCGATGCCGCGCCCGCGCAGCCTGCTCCGGATCGCCGCCAGCAGCGTCGACTTCCCCGTCCCGGAGCGGCCCCGGATCAGCTGGACGAGCGGATCCGGACCTGCCGAATCCAGCTCACGGAACAATTCCCGAATTCCCGGCAGCGATTCGTACGCGATCGCTGTTTCAGTCGCCACCGAACCCGACCATCTCTGTGCCGGGACGCCCGGTCGGCGCGCTGTCCGTGAGGTGGAGAGTGGAATCCGGTCCACCCGGCATCGGCACAGCGATCGCGTCGGACGACCCGACGGTGGTGCCGAGCGTCAGGCTCTGAGTCATGCGAGAACCCCTGTCGTTCGAAACGCGAGGTGGAACGTGTAGGTCGGTGTCGGCACCGGTTCGCACGGTTGTCCTCGACCTAACGGGGCTGTCGGTTGCTGGGGGTTCGTCGTTACTCGTCTTGTCGCAACTGCGGGAATTTCCCCTAATTCGGTCGTCTCCCCATCGTCGCCGCGGTGGAGAGGAGGGGGTTTCGCCCCGTTACGGCGTTCCGGTCGGGTTCCTAGCGTGCAGGCAACCCGACCGCCGCGGACCGCGAGGCCCGCCGATTCCGGAGATGGTGATGAGCCCCAACGCGATTGCCGAGTTCGTCCTGGGCCTGCTGCGCGATGACGAGGTCGCCGCGGCGTACTGCGCCGATCCGGCCCGGGCGCTGGCTGCGGCGGGCCTGGCGGTGACCCAGGAGGATGTCGCCGCCCTGGTGCCGGTGGTGGCCGAATCCACGCAGTTCACCGACGGGTGGAGGCTCGGGGCGCTCCTCGCCGCGAGTCCCGGGGACAACGCCGAGGAGGATGCCGCGCCGGCCACGTTCCGCGCGGCGACCGTCTGGTCGCGCATCGATGTCTCGCGGCTGTTCGGCGTATCAGATCCCGCCGGTACCGGCGGGATCGATGAGGATCTTGGCGTGCTCCTCCGGGTCGCCGAGCGCGGCGAAGGCGTCGCGCACGCCGTCCAGGCCGACCGTGCCGGTGATCAGCGGGGCGGGGTCGATCTTGCCGTCGGCGATCATGTGCAGGGTGTCGCGGAACTCGCCCGGGTCGTAACCGAAGGCGAAGCGCAGTTCGATCTCCTTGTTGACCGCCATGGCCGGATGGATCCGATCGGCCTCCATGCAGACGCCGACCACCACGACGCGAGACATCGGCGGGGCGGCCGCGACGATCTGATCGATGATCCCGGGAACGCCGACGCATTCGAAGATCACCGGCCCGCCCGGCGCCGCGTTCAGTGTGTGCGCCAGCCGGAACAGGTACCACCACGGTAGGTTCGGCAGCCGCCGCAGCCGTTCCATCGCGTCGAAGCCCAGATTCAGCAGGTCGGCCGCGCCGGTGACGCGGCTCTTGCGCGGCGCGGCGTCCCACGGTGATGCGGCGGCGGGATCGACGACGACGTCGGCGCCGCACCGGGCGGCGAGTTCCCGGCGGCGCGGCGAGAGATCACTGGCCACAATCGATGTCACCCCGGCGGCCCGCAGCAGGCTGATCACCGCGAGCCCGATCGGGCCGCAGCCGATCACGAACGCGTTCTGCCGCTTGCCGATCCGGCCTTTTCGTACCGCGTGCCAGGCCACCGCCATCGGCTCGGTGAGCGCGGCGTGCTCGGCCGGCAACCCGTTCGGCACCGGGAAGGTCATCGACTCCTGCACCACGACCTGTTCGGCGTACCCGCCGGGCGCCGCCGCCGACAGACCCGTCAGCTCCGGTTGCCGCCCGTGGCGCAGGACCGGCAGCGCCACCACGGGCGTGCCGCCCCGCCACCGCTTGCGGCATCCCGGCCCGTATTCGGCTACCTCCCCGCAGAATTCGTGCCCGAGCACGACCCGCTGCTCCGACCGCATGAAGTTGCCGTACCCCGTGGCCGCGGCCAGGTCCGCGAGTTCGTCGCAGTGCACCCGGGCGTGCAGGTCGGAGCCGCAGATCCCGCACCGCCGCACATCGATCACCAACTGCCCGCGCCCCGGCCGCGGCGCCGCGACGTCGGCGACCTCGAGCTCGCCCCCGGAACAGACCACCGCCTTCATGCCCGCACGATACCCCTGGCCACGGCCGCGCGTCCGGAACTTCGGCGCGGCCGAACGCTCCGCGTCCACCCGGTTTCACGCGGGCGTCCGGCCCGTCGTGCTGATGCCGGACGTGGTGTCGGCGCTCGGTGCGGGAGATGTCGGCTGATCGCGGCGGTGCGGTCTCCGTGTAGCTCGCGCCGCTCGGGGTACGACGAATCTGTCGTCCAGGTACGGCGAAGCTGTCGAAAGGCGGTGCGAGATGAGTCGAGGCAATGAGATGAGTCGAGGCGATCAGATGAGTCGAGGCGATGGCGACAATGGCGACGTCGTGCGTGCGCTGCTCGAACGCGCGGGGACCAGCTATGCCTCCGAGGCCGGGATCAAGCTGGCGGATCAGCCCGCCCCGCTGTTCCAGTTGCTCATGCTGGCCAAGCTGCTGAGCACGCGGATCTCGGCGGAGATCGCGGTGGCGGCGGCGAAGGAGTTGATCCGCTCCGGCTACACCACTCCGCGCAAGGTCGCCGATGCCGACTGGCAGGAGCTGGTCGATGCTCTCGGCCGCGCCCACTACAAGCGCTACGACGAGTCCACGGCCACCCGGCTCGGCGTCAACGCGTCGCTGCTGCTGGACAAATACCACGGCGACCTGCGCAAGCTGGCCGAGGAAGCCGATCACGATCCGAGCCGCCTCGCCGAACTGCTGAAACAGTTCAACGGCATCGGCCCGGTCGGCGCCGACATCTTCCTGCGGGAGGTCCAGGACGTCTGGACCTGGGTGCGCCCGCACTTCGACGAGCGCGCCCGTAAGGGCGCCGAGAAGCTGCACCTGCCCACCGACCCGAAGGCTCTCGATCGCCTCGGCTCCCGAGGCCACGACGCCGAGCTGGCCGCGGCCCTGGTGCGGATCAGCCTCGACCCGGACCTGGCCGACGAGGTCGCCGCGGCCACGCACTGAGCCGTCGATGCGGACCGGGCTGCCGACAGGACTGTGGCCCGGTACGCGGGGCGGCCGCCGAACGCGTCGGTGCCGCCTCGATGACCAGTGGCGCGGTGGTCGTCGGCGGGGTATGTCACGGCCGCTGATCCGGGACGCGGCCGGTGGCCTGGCGCGGCTGTGCGACACGGCGTGATCCGCTGTGCGCTGCGCGTATTACTATCCGGGTGTGGTGTCGAAATCGTCCGGATCGTCGGGGT carries:
- a CDS encoding S1 family peptidase — translated: MLLPRTRPSSSAVGRNPRTRLRKAAVVASAAALVLGPMAATASAEPAPAPNLPADLATAVARDLKISPDEYLHRADVAQQVGTFATTAQRQFPQAFAGAWLDDAGKGVVALAPGQGSDAARTAAQDAGFQVKDVAKSETVLRGEKNAFQQWLSTQPEPVAAAVRGVVVDTVNNSIAVRVDKPGLPLPGFVDPAHVIVMAAPPVGPEQSETAATPIAGEQGPGPYAAGDGYASVAGRMKLVCSSGFNGTDRNDNVVNITAGHCDPNIPAAGTANAPGMFELLPGNKTGAQLGTFEKSVLGAQDYSIVSINDDARDRFSNNTVRVPGQAPIAITGVAAPVVGAPVCKSGSRTGFSCGVVNAVDQTVDVDERQLTQAFSANICALPGDSGGPIVTGTQALGISSASSVADFPICEIPNLIGALTGDAPQLFAQPLTTVLSDNPGLRVRTS
- a CDS encoding S1 family peptidase — translated: MRKLPARRATVKAAAIAFVSTVLVTPWLGSAPALADPAPDTVQLNADQLPPQMAEAITRDLKMSPAEYLDRAARAQQLRDYAREFRSERPDEFAGAWMNPDGKPIMAVTSPEAANAVTSAGYQTRLAPISANNLETSLDQLIGWINGLPREIATAINSVAVDALNNQLVLNVANTPAGHLLNLPTLIANIKVVLSPNGGGPVERRPMGGDTYISAATALDDAELKTVDVCSFGFNSTDAAGNALNISAGHCDPNLDKGDGKADVYLPDVRNLKASPKLGTFVRANVGGNSGLDYSVIQLSDQAVRAGMDQPSVRGANGTTLNLTGTAEPVVGAPICKSGQSSTFTCGFVVADRVETQLFTAEGESKTVRGFASSACTLGGDSGGAIVSGTLALGITSGSNAADAPNCGEANVGLAGYGGTATLGIPIRAILDDINADSGGGVGSGISVRTRPNAG
- a CDS encoding LuxR C-terminal-related transcriptional regulator, whose amino-acid sequence is MATETAIAYESLPGIRELFRELDSAGPDPLVQLIRGRSGTGKSTLLAAIRSRLRGRGIGTSGGVIGTFDSIAESADPRSPLIVDDAHTLPPDELAKLCAAVESGCRTVIIATQPRPHVPALRALTDAVARHGRVIEQRPLGVTDIAPFARELGMMVPRPVAQHIHERTAGIHGGVLAALSAASTTRLDAGFEAVDAAVTTWARALLDDTGHDLLDAFVIAATGAGLDPTELTEVLDTTDAAAVDLIDRARASALVTDADLLLAPAVAPLRTLVGDRRFLMVLRRLLQSRLAAGLLRDNTALLLAESGVRDPRLAEFLCAAAEKAGGDAVRYYRAAAAGGTGTGWQPAPAMTVRWAEAAARLGDGDRALRLTEPILAAADSPVPELAAAVRVCAGVWTRRGLVSRAAQLYSWLGPHRVGADWAVGATVFYLAGDVESAAAMSASAALWPPTETTTRASVISSALARSLGLPDHTKSGANGSRSPSAPDGSAAHGTGDPAAVRDPAALRDSAALHDSAAVRTEPDELPVADPAAPASGDDFTPVRTPSEPVVPERNSVLSAASELIRASRADIAVAGADRFLPCAAVSIATLLCLSMGEPRRAADALRSSAPRPEPSGATRITAPNRAPAQAHDPHLLVLSAWTSMLGGDEQSAAQIVAALDFDALPVRDRLLAHGVRVGLARRGGDRSALTPAWQAAYPLFDEVGADLLTLLPIGELWLAGIRLRDESRVTPLVDAARTLLHRLGDPPAWANAFHWYAVQAAIARESPDELLLPAQRLRAAARTGDAHAAALADAGRTWVLILRGRVAPDEVSAAVRRLAGIGMVWDAARLAGEAALAIDDSDAATALLKLARTIRTEARPLELPIRPPEPAHAPRPDPAAGSDILSEREREVAELVLLGLTYREIGARLYISAKTVEHHVARIRRRIGAGSRSELLSMLRAMGHGSLLV
- a CDS encoding zinc-binding dehydrogenase — encoded protein: MKAVVCSGGELEVADVAAPRPGRGQLVIDVRRCGICGSDLHARVHCDELADLAAATGYGNFMRSEQRVVLGHEFCGEVAEYGPGCRKRWRGGTPVVALPVLRHGRQPELTGLSAAAPGGYAEQVVVQESMTFPVPNGLPAEHAALTEPMAVAWHAVRKGRIGKRQNAFVIGCGPIGLAVISLLRAAGVTSIVASDLSPRRRELAARCGADVVVDPAAASPWDAAPRKSRVTGAADLLNLGFDAMERLRRLPNLPWWYLFRLAHTLNAAPGGPVIFECVGVPGIIDQIVAAAPPMSRVVVVGVCMEADRIHPAMAVNKEIELRFAFGYDPGEFRDTLHMIADGKIDPAPLITGTVGLDGVRDAFAALGDPEEHAKILIDPAGTGGI
- a CDS encoding endonuclease, with product MSRGDGDNGDVVRALLERAGTSYASEAGIKLADQPAPLFQLLMLAKLLSTRISAEIAVAAAKELIRSGYTTPRKVADADWQELVDALGRAHYKRYDESTATRLGVNASLLLDKYHGDLRKLAEEADHDPSRLAELLKQFNGIGPVGADIFLREVQDVWTWVRPHFDERARKGAEKLHLPTDPKALDRLGSRGHDAELAAALVRISLDPDLADEVAAATH